The Ornithinimicrobium faecis region GAGCTGCTTCTGGCTCTGGATGTCACCGGGGTTGAGCTTGACCAGCAGGACCGAGGCCGTGGCCTTGGCCTCCATGATCTCCAGCGCGCTCGGGCCGTCCTCTTCGTGGTTGTCACCGACAAACCCCTCGGGCATCACGTGCACCACGGTGCCCTGCGTCAGGTGTTCCGGGCGGATCGGGGTGCCGGACGGGTCAATCATCAGCTTCATGCCGCGCTTCCACACGGTCGACTCGAGCGTGTCACCGGGCAACGGGCCCAGACCGAAGATGGTCGGCAGCGCCACCGGGATCGCAAAGAGTGCCAGGGCCCCGCCGGTCAGGGCCAGCAGGACCGGGCGACGGTCCAGCTGGGCCTCGCGGAAGCCGGCGGACAGGACGCCCGCAGTCTCATCGCGCGAGGCCTGGTCAGAGGCCATCAAGTGGCGCTCCTCAGCGATCTCCGTGTCGGGCATCAGGGTCTTGGCCCAGTGGATCGCGCCCAGACCGATGCCCAGCAGGGACACGGCCATCGTCAGCCCGAGGATCAGGTGATAGAGGTTCATCGGCCCGATGAGGATCAGGCGACCGCGCAGGTTGGGGTCCACCACGAAGTAGCAGACGGCGAAGGCGATGCTGGCCAGCACCGACAGGG contains the following coding sequences:
- a CDS encoding cytochrome bc1 complex Rieske iron-sulfur subunit, giving the protein MSDDQIAVPEPHATPATTGGTDTIDRFDNPGLPPHRPRRSDVDAKAAKRAEHQVSALFTLSVLASIAFAVCYFVVDPNLRGRLILIGPMNLYHLILGLTMAVSLLGIGLGAIHWAKTLMPDTEIAEERHLMASDQASRDETAGVLSAGFREAQLDRRPVLLALTGGALALFAIPVALPTIFGLGPLPGDTLESTVWKRGMKLMIDPSGTPIRPEHLTQGTVVHVMPEGFVGDNHEEDGPSALEIMEAKATASVLLVKLNPGDIQSQKQLDWGVDGIVAYSKICTHVGCPVALYERQTHHLLCPCHQSTFDMTNDCEVIFGPAKRPLPQLPIMVENGYLVAADGFAEPIGPSYWERG